The following nucleotide sequence is from Pelagicoccus enzymogenes.
TGTCTACCTAAACGGCGTGAGAGCTGTGTTCCACCGCCCTCACCCGCAGAAGGAAACGGACAAGGGAGCAGTAAAGTCAGTCAGACGGTTTCTGGAAGCTGCAGGAGAGTAAAGATCATGGAATACAAAGGATATGTAGGAACAGTTCAATTCGACGAGGAAGCCGAGATCTTCCATGGAGAAGTCATAAACATGAGGGATGTAGTCACCTTTCAGGCCGACACTGTCGAGGGCCTGAAGAAGGAGTTCCAAGCTTCGATAGACGACTACCTCGACTTTTGCTCCGAACGTGGCGAAGAGCCAGACAAGCCGTTTTCCGGAAAGCTCACCCTAAGACTAGATCCTGACCTTCATAGGAGCATCTACATTCGATCAAAGAAGGAGAACAAGAGCTTGAACAACTGGATCATCGAAGCACTTGGAAGAGAAACGAGAGCCCAA
It contains:
- a CDS encoding type II toxin-antitoxin system HicB family antitoxin yields the protein MEYKGYVGTVQFDEEAEIFHGEVINMRDVVTFQADTVEGLKKEFQASIDDYLDFCSERGEEPDKPFSGKLTLRLDPDLHRSIYIRSKKENKSLNNWIIEALGRETRAQ